The proteins below are encoded in one region of Coffea arabica cultivar ET-39 chromosome 4c, Coffea Arabica ET-39 HiFi, whole genome shotgun sequence:
- the LOC113739637 gene encoding uncharacterized protein: MDKRAPDPIIILKVDTNCCDDCSGKLEKALLEINGVNQAIVDPQKKSVSIRGNANSCMLIEEIARMGKRAELMFYDKEPKVEGHHQKNVRFAQEKHPSTDDHHKQNVRQDDGHKHFCCDDHDDGGEENMPSWGSKNIFGSHSDYPRQTHFCPESSRHDTRNPNYSRWFREEPPPYDHPRWRMSPPPPSSYFYGPFRGRRPMSQFDHFPH; this comes from the exons ATGGATAAGCGTGCTCCTGATCCG ATTATTATTCTAAAAGTCGACACCAACTGCTGTGATGATTGCTCGGGAAAACTGGAGAAAGCATTGTTGGAGATTAATG GTGTTAATCAAGCTATTGTTGATCCACAAAAGAAATCGGTATCAATTAGAGGCAATGCAAACTCTTGCATGCTGATTGAGGAAATTGCCAGGATGGGAAAGAGAGCAGAACTCATGTTCTATGACAAGGAGCCTAAAGTTGAAGGACACCACCAAAAGAATGTGAGATTCGCTCAAGAAAAGCATCCGTCCACAGATGATCATCATAAGCAAAATGTTAGACAAGATGATGGACACAAACATTTTTGTTGTGATGATCATGATGATGGTGGGGAGGAAAACATGCCTTCATGGGGTAGTAAAAACATTTTTGGGAGCCACAGTGATTATCCTAGGCAGACACATTTTTGTCCAGAAAGTTCAAGGCATGATACTAGGAATCCAAATTACTCGAGATGGTTTAGGGAGGAGCCACCTCCGTATGACCATCCGCGATGGAGAATGTCGCCGCCGCCACCTTCATCTTATTTCTATGGTCCGTTCAGGGGGAGGAGGCCCATGTCTCAATTTGATCACTTTCCCCACTAG